The Corvus moneduloides isolate bCorMon1 chromosome 18, bCorMon1.pri, whole genome shotgun sequence genome window below encodes:
- the TFIP11 gene encoding tuftelin-interacting protein 11, with protein sequence MSMSHLYGTDGDDGVEMESFEVSDWDLQNEFNPHRQRHRQTKEEATYGVWAERDSDEERPSFGGKRSRDYSAPVSFVSAGLRKAAAEELSDEDSDDDEKPVKQEEIPKEFVPKKLKTGGNFKPSQKGFVGGSKSFVDFGSWERHTKGIGQKLLQKMGYVPGRGLGKNAQGIINPIEAKQRKGKGAVGAYGSERTPQSLQDFPVVDSEEEAEEEFQKELSQWRKDPNGGKKKPKYSYKTVEELKAKGRINKQLAAPQKELSQVKVIDMTGREQKVYYSYSQISHKHNIPDDSPQQPLGKDSKPQGFALPELEHNLQLLIDITEQEIIQSDRQLQYERDMVVNLSHEIQKMAEVLSHEEKAISNLSKVLDMVEECERRMQPGCENPLTLDECAKIFETLQDKYYEEYRMSDRVDLAVAIVYPLMKEYFKNWDPLKDCTYGTEIIAKWKSLLENDQLLSHSGQDLSTDAFHRLMWEIWMPYVRNIVARWQPRNCGSMVDFLDSWVSVVPVWILDNILDQLIFPKLQKEVESWNPLTDTVPIHSWIHPWLPLMQARLEPLYSPIRNKLANALQKWHPSDSSAKLILQPWKDVFTPGSWEAFMVKNIVPKLGMCLNELIINPHQQHMDAFYWVIDWEGMISVSSLVGLLEKHFFPKWLQVLCSWLSNSPNYEEITKWYLGWKSMFSDQVLAHPSIKDKFNEALDIMNRAVSSSVGGYMQPGARENIAYLTHTERRKDFQYEAMQERREAENMAQRGIGAAAGSVPMNFKDLIQTKAEEHNIVFMPIIGKRHEGKHLYTFGRIVIYIDRGVVFVQGEKTWVPTSLQSLIDMAK encoded by the exons ATGTCGATGTCGCACCTGTACGGCACGGACGGAGACGATGGCGTGGAGATGGAGAGCTTCGAGGTGTCGGACTGGGACCTGCAGAACGAATTCAACCCGCACCGGCAGCGGCACCGCCAGACCAAGGAGGAGGCGACTTACGGCGTGTGGGCCGAGCGCGACTCGGACGAGGAGCGGCCCAGCTTCGGCGGGAAGCG CTCCAGGGATTACTCGGCCCCCGTGAGCTTTGtcagtgctgggctgaggaAGGCAGCGGCCGAGGAGCTCTCAGATGAGGATTCGGATGATGATGAGAAGCCTGTGAAGCAGGAGGAGATTCCCAAGGAGTTTGTGCCCAAGAAGTTAAAAACA GGTGGGAATTTCAAGCCCAGCCAGAAAGGCTTTGTGGGAGGCTCTAAGTCCTTCGTGGATtttggcagctgggagagaCACACTAAAGGAATTGGGCAGAAGCTTCTGCAGAAGATGGGATATGTCCCTGGAAGGGGTCTTGGGAAGAATGCTCAAG GTATCATCAATCCCATCGAGGCCAAGCAGAGGAAAGGCAAAGGTGCTGTGGGTGCTTATGGCTCTGAGAGGACCCCACAGTCCTTGCAAGACTTCCCTGTGGTGGACTCAGAAGAGGAAGCTGAGGAG GAATTTCAGAAGGAGCTCAGCCAGTGGCGGAAGGACCCGAACGGAGGCAAGAAAAAGCCCAAGTACAGCTATAAAACAGTGGAAGAGCTGAAAGCCAAGGGCAGGATCAACAAGCAGCTCGCAGCCCCTCAGAAGGAGCTGTCCCAGGTCAAG GTGATCGACATGACAGGCCGGGAGCAGAAGGTTTATTACAGCTACAGCCAGATCAGTCACAAGCACAACATCCCAGATGacagcccccagcagcccctgggcaaGGACTCCAAGCCCCAGGGCTTTGCCCTGCCCGAGCTGGAGCACAACCTGCAGCTGCTCATCGACATCACGGAGCAGGAGATCATCCAGAGCGACCGGCAGCTGCAGTACGAGAGGGACATGGTGGTCAACCTGAGCCACGAGATCCAGAAGATGGCTGAGGTGCTGTCCCACGAGGAGAAGGCCATCAGCAACCTCAGCAAGGTGCTGGACATGGTAGAGGAGTGTGAGAGGCGGATGCAGCCCGGCTGTGAGAACCCTCTGACTCTGGATGAGTGTGCAAAGATCTTTGAGACCCTGCAGGACAAGTACTACGAGGAGTACAGGATGTCGGACAGGGTGGACCTGGCAGTGGCCATAGTCTATCCTCTCATGAAGGAATACTTCAAGAACTGGGATCCCCTCAAG GACTGTACATATGGCACGGAGATCATAGCCAAGTGGAAGAGCCTGCTGGAAAATGATCAGCTGTTATCCCACAGTGGGCAGGACCTGTCAACAGATGCTTTTCACAG ACTGATGTGGGAGATCTGGATGCCATATGTCAGAAACATCGTGGCGCGGTGGCAGCCGAGGAACTGTGGATCCATGGTGGATTTCTTGGATAGCTGGGTGAGCGTTGTTCCTGTGTGGATACTGGATAACATTCTGGATCAGCTCATCTTCCCCAAGCTGCAGAAGGAG GTGGAGAGCTGGAATCCGCTGACGGACACGGTGCCGATCCACTCGTGGATCCACCCCTGGCTGCCGCTGATGCAGGCACGGCTGGAGCCGCTCTACTCGCCCATCCGCAACAAGCTGGCCAACGCCCTGCAGAAGTGGCACCCCAGCGACTCCTCTGCCAAGCTCATCCTTCAGCCCTGGAAGGATGTGTTCACTCCTGGCTCATGGGAGGCTTTCATGGTCAAAAACATCGTGCCTAAACTCG gaatGTGTCTGAATGAGCTCATCATCAaccctcaccagcagcacaTGGATGCCTTTTACTGGGTGATCGACTGGGAGGGGATGATTTCTGTCTCCAGCCTTGTTGGGCTGCTGGAGAAACATTTCTTCCCAAAGTGGCTGCAG GTGCTCTGCTCTTGGCTCAGTAACAGCCCCAACTACGAAGAGATCACCAAGTGGTACCTGGGCTGGAAGTCCATGTTCTCAGACCAGGTGCTGGCACATCCCTCCATCAAAGACAAGTTCAATGAGGCTCTTGACATCATGAACCGGGCTGTGTCCTCCAGCGTGG GTGGGTACATGCAGCCGGGCGCCCGGGAGAACATCGCGTACCTGACGCACACGGAACGGCGCAAGGACTTCCAGTACGAGGCCATGCAGGAGCGGCGCGAGGCCGAGAACATGGCCCAGCGCGGCATCGGCGCCGCCGCCGGCTCCGTGCCCATGAACTTCAAGGACCTCATCCAGACCAAGGCCGAGGAGCACAACATCGTCTTCATGCCCATCATCGGGAAGCGGCACGAGGGGAAGCACCTCTACACCTTCGGCAGGATCGTCATCTACATCGACAGGGGCGTGGTGTTCGTGCAAGGGGAGAAGACCTGGGTGCCCACCTCGCTGCAGAGCCTCATCGACATGGCCAAGTGA
- the SRRD gene encoding SRR1-like protein, translating to MAAAAGGWRAGRARRRRRGRGEEEEEEEKDEEEEEEGGPGTEAVLRRLREARDDLLNSGFWAASAGAVRAPLSGPAEPPASCVCYGLGRFGRCPAARYQLAFLLLLLDELRVPPARCALFDPAFSAREAAALRALGLCLLPENEEGKHGVEGSATLFYMVHCGKALYNNLLWSNWSPAALSKLVIIGNSFRGIEERLLSRILERDYCYIAKVLKGVEEVALPSHPRYLDTFNDTSVHWFPLDKLQELSPEVWDCVEEPMYQDCEDLEIIRKGEGATAKS from the exons atggcggcggcggcgggagggtGGCGCGCAGGGCgcgcgcggcggcggcggcggggccggggcgaggaggaggaggaggaggagaaggatgaggaggaggaagaggaaggcgGCCCCGGCACCGAAGCGGTGCTACGGCGGCTGCGGGAGGCGCG GGACGATCTGCTGAACTCCGGTTTCTGGGCGGCGAGCGCCG GAGCCGTGCGGGCCCCGCTGAGCGGCCCCGCCGAGCCGCCCGCCAGCTGCGTGTGCTACGGGCTGGGCCGGTTCGGGCGCTGCCCCGCCGCGCGGTACCAGCTcgccttcctgctgctgctgctggacgAGCTGCGG GTGCCGCCTGCCCGCTGCGCCCTATTCGACCCGGCCTTCTCTgcgcgggaggcggcggcgctgcGAGcgctggggctgtgcctgctgccgGAGAATGAG GAGGGGAAACACGGCGTTGAGGGCTCGGCCACGCTGTTCTACATGGTGCACTGCGGGAAGGCTCTGTACAACAACCTGCTGTGGAGCAACTGGAGCCCGGCGGCGCTCTCCAAACTGGTCATCATCGGGAACAGCTTCCGAGGGATCGAAGAGAG GTTGCTGTCCAGAATCTTGGAGAGAGATTATTGTTACATAGCAAAG GTCTTGAAAGGGGTGGAGGAAGTGGCCCTCCCCAGTCACCCCCGCTACCTGGACACCTTCAATGACACCTCCGTGCACTGGTTTCCCTTGGACAAACTGCAGGAGCTCTCCCCTGAGGTCTGGGACTGTGTGGAAGAGCCGATGTACCAAGACTGTGAGGACCTGGAGATCATCAGGAAGGGGGAGGGAGCTACTGCCAAGTCCTGA
- the HPS4 gene encoding Hermansky-Pudlak syndrome 4 protein isoform X2 — protein MSRPATPGPAPWWNYFFLYDGSKVKEEGDPTSAGICYFYPSQVLGCAVELPDVSCRRLLEQLIGLFTFYQGPVHGAYTVFSQEELSREWDRYIEHIQKNTSDLHRIFNSLWHLDKTKVDPLLLLKAALILQTCQRSPHVLAGCILYKGLIVSTQLPPPLTAKVLLQGSESPGQSEPRGEEPQEPESLLPPGVRIIPVFLTGEEVSVLRDFPVEWMARSPMSPAGPRGEESALCSQAVPEPTGARENQALDGISVQQSHKEAAGTAAPGGAVHLGSPASPLTDFPGVGGGARSSPAANLSGAGSESSELSRKTSFPSERDTEQLPSPSSLQTQCAWTTGPYLEGFSFPSPYSWEQESEDKRESPVDSDGGHCASQNSHSVSHSPAVPSPAQELSRRKSSEQDKPWTVSQDRVSGGGLSTAGDHVWGLDCPDPAGHAQLWIGRQLPVPGVQEALPSAPAGARPCPSSGEGSWGKLGGRSGEPARLSLYVHCIQGLVLLLLAEEQLRRDRGAVEDVYHSSLASLNGLEVHLRETLPKDSSASARTNYSFTHYDCVQNVLTANLPHNPGPLDRHFLRAATLIHSDFSQLPTASEVIIRNASTAVYACRNPVQETYFQQLGAPLRNSGVPNPHDSAFSLPSKAKQKLLKHGVNLL, from the exons ATGTCCCGCCCCGCCACGCCCGGCCCCGCGCCATG GTggaattactttttcctttatgaTGGCTCAAAggtgaaggaggaaggggatCCTACGAGTGCTGGGATCTGTTATTTTTACCCTTCCCAG gtgctgggctgtgctgtggagcTGCCTGACGTGAGCTGCCGGcggctcctggagcagctcatcGGCCTCTTCACCTTCTACCAGGGCCCTGTGCATGGTGCATACACG GTGTTttcccaggaggagctgagcagggagtgGGACAGGTACATTGAGCACATCCAAAAAAACACCAGTGACCTCCACAGGATTTTCAATTCTCTCTGGCATCTGGACAAAACCAAG GTGGATCCCCTGCTTTTGCTGAAGGCAGCTCTCATCCTGCAGACTTGCCAGCGCTCTCCCCATGTCCTGGCAGGCTGCATCCTCTACAAAGGCTT GATTGTGAGCACCCAGCTGCCACCTCCCCTTACTGCCAAAGTTCTCCTGCAGGGCAGTGAGTCCCCAGGCCAG AGCGAGCCCAGAGGTGAGGAGCCACAGGAGCCTG AGTCTCTGCTGCCGCCGGGTGTCCGTATCATCCCGGtgttcctcacaggagaggaagTCTCCGTGCTCCGGGACTTCCCAGTGGAGTGGATGGCCAG GTCACCCATGTCCCCAGCAGGCcccagaggagaggagagtgctctctgctcccaggcagtTCCAGAACCAACAGGAGCTCGTGAAAACCAAGCCCTGGATGGAATCTCTGTGCAGCAGTCCCACAAggaggctgcaggcacagctgccccAGGAGGTGCTGTGCATTTGGGCAGCCCTGCAAGTCCTCTGACGGACTTCCCTGGAGTGGGAGGCGGCGCAAGGAGTTCTCCAGCTGCAAACCTGAGTGGAGCAGGCAGTGAAAGCTCAGAGCTCAGCAGGAAAACATCCTTCCCCTcagagagagacacagagcagctcccaagCCCTTCCTCACTCCAGACTCAATGTGCTTGGACTACAGGTCCATACCTGgaaggcttttcctttcccagcccttactcctgggagcaggagagcGAGGATAAGAGGGAATCCCCTGTGGACTCTGATGGTGGTCACTGTgcttcccaaaattcccattcgGTCAGCCACAGtccagctgttccctctcctgcccAGGAGCTGAGCAGAAGGAAATCCAGTGAGCAGGACAAGCCATGGACTGTGAGCCAGGACCGTGTGTCTGGAGGAGGTCTCAGCACAGCTGGTGACCACGTGTGGGGCTTGGATTGTCCAGACCCTGCTGGACACGCACAGCTCTGGATCGGGAGGCAGCTGCCGGTCCCAGGGGTTCAGGAGGCTCTACCCAGTGCCCCTGCAGGGGCCAGGCCGTGTCCCAGCAGCGGGGAGGGCAGCTGGGGCAAGCTGGGAGGCAGAAGTGGCGAGCCAGCCCGGCTGAGCCTCTACGTTCACTGCATCCAGGGgctggtgctgttgctgctggctgaggagcagctccgCCGGGACCGCGGCGCCGTGGAGGACGTG TACCACAGCAGCCTGGCCTCCCTAAACGGCCTCGAGGTTCACCTGAGGGAGACGCTGCCCAAGGACTCCTCGGCCTCAGCCAGGACAAACTACAGCTTCACACACTATGACTGTGTCCAGAACGTCCTCACGG CCAACCTGCCCCACAACCCCGGGCCCCTGGACCGGCACTTCCTGAGGGCAGCCACGCTCATCCACTCCGACTTCAGCCAGCTCCCCACGGCCTCAGAAGTGATCATCAG GAACGCCTCCACAGCTGTGTACGCCTGCCGGAATCCTGTCCAGGAGACCTacttccagcagctgggagctccACTCCGCAACTCAGGCGTCCCCAACCCACACGACAGCGCCTTCAGCCTGCCCAGCAAGGCCaagcagaagctgctgaagcatGGGGTGAAcctgctgtga
- the HPS4 gene encoding Hermansky-Pudlak syndrome 4 protein isoform X1, whose product MSRPATPGPAPWWNYFFLYDGSKVKEEGDPTSAGICYFYPSQTLPEQQELLCGQMAGVVRCLTEISGAPPSIVRLRKLKFAVVVDGDFLWVLGCAVELPDVSCRRLLEQLIGLFTFYQGPVHGAYTVFSQEELSREWDRYIEHIQKNTSDLHRIFNSLWHLDKTKVDPLLLLKAALILQTCQRSPHVLAGCILYKGLIVSTQLPPPLTAKVLLQGSESPGQSEPRGEEPQEPESLLPPGVRIIPVFLTGEEVSVLRDFPVEWMARSPMSPAGPRGEESALCSQAVPEPTGARENQALDGISVQQSHKEAAGTAAPGGAVHLGSPASPLTDFPGVGGGARSSPAANLSGAGSESSELSRKTSFPSERDTEQLPSPSSLQTQCAWTTGPYLEGFSFPSPYSWEQESEDKRESPVDSDGGHCASQNSHSVSHSPAVPSPAQELSRRKSSEQDKPWTVSQDRVSGGGLSTAGDHVWGLDCPDPAGHAQLWIGRQLPVPGVQEALPSAPAGARPCPSSGEGSWGKLGGRSGEPARLSLYVHCIQGLVLLLLAEEQLRRDRGAVEDVYHSSLASLNGLEVHLRETLPKDSSASARTNYSFTHYDCVQNVLTANLPHNPGPLDRHFLRAATLIHSDFSQLPTASEVIIRNASTAVYACRNPVQETYFQQLGAPLRNSGVPNPHDSAFSLPSKAKQKLLKHGVNLL is encoded by the exons ATGTCCCGCCCCGCCACGCCCGGCCCCGCGCCATG GTggaattactttttcctttatgaTGGCTCAAAggtgaaggaggaaggggatCCTACGAGTGCTGGGATCTGTTATTTTTACCCTTCCCAG ACCCTCccggagcagcaggagctgctgtgtgggCAGATGGCCGGGGTTGTTCGCTGCCTCACCGAGATCTCCGGGGCCCCTCCCAGCATCGTCCGCCTCAGGAAACTCAAGTTTGCTGTGGTGGTGGATGGAGACTTTCTGTGG gtgctgggctgtgctgtggagcTGCCTGACGTGAGCTGCCGGcggctcctggagcagctcatcGGCCTCTTCACCTTCTACCAGGGCCCTGTGCATGGTGCATACACG GTGTTttcccaggaggagctgagcagggagtgGGACAGGTACATTGAGCACATCCAAAAAAACACCAGTGACCTCCACAGGATTTTCAATTCTCTCTGGCATCTGGACAAAACCAAG GTGGATCCCCTGCTTTTGCTGAAGGCAGCTCTCATCCTGCAGACTTGCCAGCGCTCTCCCCATGTCCTGGCAGGCTGCATCCTCTACAAAGGCTT GATTGTGAGCACCCAGCTGCCACCTCCCCTTACTGCCAAAGTTCTCCTGCAGGGCAGTGAGTCCCCAGGCCAG AGCGAGCCCAGAGGTGAGGAGCCACAGGAGCCTG AGTCTCTGCTGCCGCCGGGTGTCCGTATCATCCCGGtgttcctcacaggagaggaagTCTCCGTGCTCCGGGACTTCCCAGTGGAGTGGATGGCCAG GTCACCCATGTCCCCAGCAGGCcccagaggagaggagagtgctctctgctcccaggcagtTCCAGAACCAACAGGAGCTCGTGAAAACCAAGCCCTGGATGGAATCTCTGTGCAGCAGTCCCACAAggaggctgcaggcacagctgccccAGGAGGTGCTGTGCATTTGGGCAGCCCTGCAAGTCCTCTGACGGACTTCCCTGGAGTGGGAGGCGGCGCAAGGAGTTCTCCAGCTGCAAACCTGAGTGGAGCAGGCAGTGAAAGCTCAGAGCTCAGCAGGAAAACATCCTTCCCCTcagagagagacacagagcagctcccaagCCCTTCCTCACTCCAGACTCAATGTGCTTGGACTACAGGTCCATACCTGgaaggcttttcctttcccagcccttactcctgggagcaggagagcGAGGATAAGAGGGAATCCCCTGTGGACTCTGATGGTGGTCACTGTgcttcccaaaattcccattcgGTCAGCCACAGtccagctgttccctctcctgcccAGGAGCTGAGCAGAAGGAAATCCAGTGAGCAGGACAAGCCATGGACTGTGAGCCAGGACCGTGTGTCTGGAGGAGGTCTCAGCACAGCTGGTGACCACGTGTGGGGCTTGGATTGTCCAGACCCTGCTGGACACGCACAGCTCTGGATCGGGAGGCAGCTGCCGGTCCCAGGGGTTCAGGAGGCTCTACCCAGTGCCCCTGCAGGGGCCAGGCCGTGTCCCAGCAGCGGGGAGGGCAGCTGGGGCAAGCTGGGAGGCAGAAGTGGCGAGCCAGCCCGGCTGAGCCTCTACGTTCACTGCATCCAGGGgctggtgctgttgctgctggctgaggagcagctccgCCGGGACCGCGGCGCCGTGGAGGACGTG TACCACAGCAGCCTGGCCTCCCTAAACGGCCTCGAGGTTCACCTGAGGGAGACGCTGCCCAAGGACTCCTCGGCCTCAGCCAGGACAAACTACAGCTTCACACACTATGACTGTGTCCAGAACGTCCTCACGG CCAACCTGCCCCACAACCCCGGGCCCCTGGACCGGCACTTCCTGAGGGCAGCCACGCTCATCCACTCCGACTTCAGCCAGCTCCCCACGGCCTCAGAAGTGATCATCAG GAACGCCTCCACAGCTGTGTACGCCTGCCGGAATCCTGTCCAGGAGACCTacttccagcagctgggagctccACTCCGCAACTCAGGCGTCCCCAACCCACACGACAGCGCCTTCAGCCTGCCCAGCAAGGCCaagcagaagctgctgaagcatGGGGTGAAcctgctgtga